In Pseudomonas saudiphocaensis, one DNA window encodes the following:
- a CDS encoding universal stress protein, whose translation MQAIRCVLVVIDPKQPENLALKRACLIASVSQSRLHLLICDGKQDHSEYLSRLREELETQGHTVSTGQAWRDNIYQTIITVQQAEGCGLVIKQHIPDSPLKRALLTPDDWKLLRYCPCPVLMVKTDTPWTGGNVLAAVDVGNADIEHRTLHASIVNHGYDIASLAGGNLHVISAHPSAMLSAADPAFQLKETIEARYRDACKQFQSEFDIPDSQLHIKEGPADALIPDVCKQLKAVVTIIGTVARTGLSGALMGNTAEVVLDALESDVLVLKPDDIIEHLEELVAQR comes from the coding sequence ATGCAAGCCATTCGCTGTGTTCTCGTGGTAATTGATCCCAAACAGCCAGAAAACCTCGCATTGAAGAGAGCCTGCCTGATCGCCAGTGTCAGTCAGTCGCGGCTGCACCTACTCATCTGTGATGGCAAGCAGGATCACAGCGAGTACCTGAGCCGCCTGCGCGAGGAGCTGGAAACCCAGGGGCACACGGTGAGTACCGGACAGGCCTGGCGCGACAACATCTATCAAACCATCATCACTGTGCAGCAAGCCGAAGGTTGTGGCTTGGTAATCAAGCAGCACATTCCCGATAGCCCGCTCAAGCGTGCGCTACTGACGCCGGATGACTGGAAGCTGCTGCGCTATTGCCCCTGCCCCGTGCTGATGGTCAAGACCGACACTCCTTGGACCGGCGGCAACGTGCTGGCTGCAGTGGACGTTGGCAACGCCGATATCGAGCATCGCACCCTGCATGCCAGCATCGTCAATCATGGCTACGACATCGCCTCGCTGGCCGGTGGCAACCTGCACGTCATCAGCGCTCACCCTTCAGCCATGCTCTCCGCGGCAGATCCGGCGTTTCAACTGAAGGAAACCATCGAAGCTCGCTATCGTGACGCCTGCAAGCAGTTTCAGTCCGAGTTCGATATCCCTGACAGCCAGCTGCATATCAAGGAAGGCCCGGCTGATGCGTTGATCCCGGATGTCTGCAAGCAACTGAAAGCCGTGGTAACCATTATCGGCACAGTCGCGCGTACCGGCCTCTCAGGCGCACTGATGGGCAACACTGCCGAGGTGGTACTTGATGCACTGGAAAGCGATGTTCTGGTATTGAAGCCCGACGATATCATCGAGCATCTGGAGGAGCTGGTAGCCCAGCGATAA
- the lpxH gene encoding UDP-2,3-diacylglucosamine diphosphatase, with amino-acid sequence MILLISDLHLEEQRPDISRAFLRFLKTRAAQAEALYILGDFFEVWVGDDGMTPFQHEIASALRTLSDGGTRLYLMHGNRDFMIGQAFCKEAGCTLLRDPHVATLGGERVLLMHGDSLCTRDEGYMRMRRLLRNPLSLFILHSLSLARRQKIASKLRSTSKKETRMKASDIVDVTPDEVLRVMRKHQVRTLIHGHTHRPATHALQIDGQAAQRIVLGDWDRQGWALQIDASGFQQAPFDLA; translated from the coding sequence TTGATTCTGCTGATTTCAGATCTGCATCTCGAAGAGCAACGCCCGGATATCAGCCGGGCGTTTCTTCGTTTCCTCAAGACTCGCGCCGCCCAGGCCGAGGCGCTCTATATTCTGGGCGATTTCTTCGAGGTCTGGGTCGGCGACGATGGCATGACGCCCTTTCAGCACGAAATCGCCAGCGCGCTGCGTACTTTGAGCGACGGTGGTACGCGCCTCTATCTGATGCATGGCAATCGCGATTTCATGATTGGTCAGGCGTTCTGCAAGGAAGCAGGCTGCACGCTGCTGCGCGACCCTCATGTCGCCACGCTTGGCGGTGAGCGGGTATTGCTGATGCACGGAGACAGCCTGTGTACCCGGGACGAAGGCTACATGCGCATGCGTCGTCTGCTGCGCAACCCGCTGAGCCTGTTCATTCTGCACAGCCTTTCCCTCGCACGGCGGCAAAAGATCGCTTCGAAGCTGCGTTCGACCAGCAAGAAAGAAACACGGATGAAGGCCAGCGATATTGTCGACGTGACCCCCGATGAAGTGCTCAGGGTGATGCGCAAGCACCAGGTCCGCACCCTGATCCATGGGCACACGCACCGACCGGCCACCCATGCGCTGCAAATCGACGGTCAGGCCGCACAACGCATCGTGCTAGGTGATTGGGATCGCCAGGGCTGGGCGCTGCAGATAGATGCTTCCGGCTTTCAGCAGGCGCCGTTCGACCTCGCCTGA
- a CDS encoding OmpA family protein, which produces MKLKNTLGVAIGSLIAATSVSALAQGQGAVEVEAFGKHYFTDSSRDVQRDGELYGAGISYFLTEDVSLGLSYGEYHDLTSQDPVGAGGHKNIKGSLTSLDATYHFGQPGVGLRPYVSAGAAHQSIGQADRGGRDSSTFANVGTGVKYYFTENFFAKASVDGMYNIDANEGEWMAGLGVGMNFGGSTRQVAQVEPTPEPAPAPIVDTEPEPEPELVRVELDVKFDFDKAQVREESYSDIKNLADFMQQYPQTSTTVEGHTDSVGTDQYNQRLSERRAQAVRDVLVNQYGVESQRVDSVGYGESRPVADNSTEEGRQINRRVEAEVEAQVR; this is translated from the coding sequence GGGCGTTGCGATTGGCTCCCTGATTGCCGCCACTTCTGTTAGCGCGCTGGCTCAGGGCCAGGGCGCCGTAGAGGTGGAAGCGTTCGGCAAGCACTATTTCACTGACAGCTCGCGTGATGTGCAGCGCGACGGTGAGTTGTATGGCGCTGGCATCAGCTACTTTCTGACCGAAGACGTTTCGCTCGGTCTGTCCTACGGCGAATACCATGACCTGACTTCCCAGGATCCGGTGGGCGCTGGTGGTCACAAGAACATCAAGGGCAGCCTGACTTCCCTGGACGCCACTTACCACTTCGGTCAGCCGGGTGTTGGTCTGCGTCCTTACGTTTCTGCGGGCGCCGCTCATCAGAGCATCGGTCAGGCAGACCGTGGCGGTCGTGACAGCAGCACCTTTGCCAATGTCGGCACTGGTGTGAAGTACTACTTCACCGAGAACTTCTTCGCCAAAGCCAGCGTTGATGGCATGTACAACATCGATGCCAACGAAGGCGAGTGGATGGCAGGTCTGGGTGTTGGTATGAACTTCGGCGGCAGCACCCGTCAGGTTGCTCAGGTCGAGCCAACTCCAGAGCCAGCGCCGGCTCCTATCGTTGACACCGAGCCAGAGCCGGAGCCAGAACTGGTCCGCGTTGAGCTGGACGTGAAGTTCGACTTCGACAAGGCTCAGGTTCGTGAAGAAAGCTACAGCGACATCAAGAACCTGGCTGACTTCATGCAGCAGTACCCGCAGACCAGCACCACTGTAGAAGGTCATACCGACTCCGTAGGTACTGACCAATACAACCAGCGTCTGTCTGAGCGCCGTGCTCAGGCTGTTCGCGACGTTCTGGTCAACCAGTACGGCGTAGAAAGCCAGCGCGTTGACTCCGTCGGTTACGGCGAATCCCGTCCGGTTGCTGACAACAGCACCGAAGAAGGTCGCCAGATCAACCGTCGCGTTGAAGCTGAAGTAGAAGCTCAGGTTCGCTAA
- the acnB gene encoding bifunctional aconitate hydratase 2/2-methylisocitrate dehydratase: MLEAYRKHVAERAAQGIVPQPLNAEQTAGLVELLKNPPAGEEAFLVDLITNRVPAGVDEAAYVKAGFLSAIAKGEATSPLISKQRAVELLGTMQGGYNIATLVELLDDAELSAATAEQLKHTLLMFDAFHDVAEKAKAGNANAKAVLQSWADGEWFQSRPAVAEKITLSVFKVTGETNTDDLSPAPDAWSRPDIPLHALAMLKMARDGINPDVPGSVGPIKQMEELKAKGFPVAYVGDVVGTGSSRKSATNSVLWFFGDDIPYVPNKRAGGFCFGTKIAPIFYNTMEDAGALPIEFDCTDLAMGDVIDVYPYKGEVRRHGSDELVTTFQLKTDVLLDEVRAGGRIPLIIGRGLTEKARAELGLAPSTLFKKPESPADSGKGFTLAQKMVGRACGLPEGQGVRPGTYCEPKMTTVGSQDTTGPMTRDELKDLACLGFSADLVMQSFCHTAAYPKPIDVTTHHTLPDFIQNRGGVSLRPGDGIIHSWLNRMLLPDTVGTGGDSHTRFPMGISFPAGSGLVAFAAATGVMPLDMPESVLVRFKGEMQPGITLRDLVHAIPYYAIQEGLLTVEKKGKKNIFSGRILEIEGLNNLTVEQAFELSDASAERSAAGCTIKLPEEAIAEYLKSNITLLRWMISEGYGDARTLERRAQAMEAWLAKPNLLEADKDAEYAAVIEIDLADVKEPVLCAPNDPDDARLLSTVAGEKIDEVFIGSCMTNIGHFRAAGKLLDKVKGGIPTRLWLAPPTKMDAHQLTEEGYYGIYGKAGARMEMPGCSLCMGNQARVQTGSTVVSTSTRNFPNRLGDATNVYLASAELAAVASITGKLPTVEEYMEYAKEIDTMASDVYRYLSFDQIAEFRESAEKAKIQVVEV; encoded by the coding sequence GTGCTTGAAGCCTACCGCAAACATGTAGCAGAGCGTGCCGCTCAGGGTATCGTTCCCCAGCCGCTGAACGCCGAACAAACCGCAGGCCTGGTCGAGCTGCTGAAGAACCCGCCAGCCGGCGAAGAAGCTTTCCTGGTTGACCTGATCACCAACCGCGTCCCCGCTGGCGTTGACGAAGCAGCCTATGTCAAGGCCGGCTTCCTGTCTGCCATCGCCAAGGGCGAAGCCACCTCTCCGCTGATCAGCAAGCAGCGCGCTGTTGAGCTGCTGGGCACCATGCAGGGCGGCTACAACATCGCCACTCTGGTCGAACTGCTGGACGATGCCGAACTGTCCGCCGCGACTGCCGAACAACTCAAGCACACCCTGCTGATGTTCGATGCGTTCCACGACGTCGCTGAAAAAGCCAAGGCTGGCAATGCCAACGCCAAGGCAGTACTGCAGTCCTGGGCTGACGGTGAATGGTTCCAGAGCCGCCCGGCGGTGGCTGAGAAGATCACCCTGTCGGTATTCAAGGTCACCGGCGAAACCAACACCGACGACCTGTCCCCTGCTCCAGATGCCTGGTCGCGCCCCGATATCCCGCTGCACGCCCTGGCCATGCTGAAAATGGCCCGTGACGGCATCAACCCCGACGTTCCCGGCTCGGTCGGCCCCATCAAGCAGATGGAAGAATTGAAAGCCAAGGGCTTCCCGGTTGCCTACGTCGGTGACGTGGTCGGTACCGGTTCTTCCCGCAAGTCCGCCACCAACTCGGTGTTGTGGTTCTTCGGTGACGACATCCCCTACGTGCCGAACAAGCGCGCCGGTGGTTTCTGCTTCGGTACCAAGATTGCCCCGATCTTCTACAACACCATGGAAGACGCCGGCGCTCTGCCGATCGAATTCGACTGCACCGACCTGGCCATGGGCGACGTCATCGACGTATACCCCTACAAGGGCGAAGTTCGCCGCCATGGTAGCGACGAGCTGGTCACCACCTTCCAGCTGAAGACCGACGTACTGCTGGACGAAGTCCGCGCCGGCGGCCGTATCCCGCTGATCATCGGCCGCGGCCTGACCGAGAAGGCCCGCGCCGAGCTGGGTCTGGCTCCGTCCACTCTGTTCAAGAAGCCGGAATCGCCTGCAGACAGCGGCAAGGGTTTCACCCTGGCGCAGAAGATGGTCGGTCGCGCCTGCGGTCTGCCGGAAGGCCAGGGCGTGCGTCCGGGCACTTACTGTGAACCGAAGATGACCACCGTCGGTTCCCAGGACACCACTGGCCCGATGACTCGTGACGAGCTGAAGGACCTGGCTTGCCTCGGCTTCTCCGCTGACCTGGTGATGCAGTCCTTCTGCCACACCGCGGCCTATCCGAAGCCGATCGACGTCACCACCCACCACACCCTGCCGGACTTCATCCAGAACCGCGGCGGTGTGTCCCTGCGTCCCGGTGACGGCATCATCCACAGCTGGCTGAACCGCATGCTGCTGCCCGACACCGTCGGCACTGGCGGCGATTCCCACACCCGCTTCCCGATGGGCATCTCCTTCCCGGCCGGTTCCGGCCTGGTTGCCTTTGCCGCTGCCACCGGCGTCATGCCGCTGGACATGCCTGAATCCGTTCTGGTGCGCTTCAAGGGCGAAATGCAGCCTGGCATCACCCTGCGCGATCTGGTTCATGCCATCCCCTACTACGCCATCCAGGAAGGCCTGCTGACTGTCGAGAAGAAGGGCAAGAAGAACATCTTCTCTGGCCGCATTCTGGAAATCGAAGGCCTGAACAACCTGACCGTTGAGCAAGCCTTCGAACTGTCCGACGCCTCTGCCGAGCGCTCCGCAGCCGGTTGCACCATCAAGCTGCCGGAAGAAGCAATTGCCGAGTACCTGAAGTCCAACATCACTCTGCTGCGCTGGATGATCAGCGAAGGCTACGGCGATGCCCGTACCCTGGAGCGTCGCGCCCAGGCGATGGAAGCCTGGCTGGCCAAGCCGAACCTGCTGGAAGCGGACAAGGACGCCGAGTACGCCGCCGTGATCGAAATCGATCTGGCCGACGTGAAGGAGCCTGTTCTGTGCGCCCCGAACGATCCGGACGATGCCCGCCTCCTGTCCACCGTTGCTGGCGAGAAGATCGATGAAGTGTTCATCGGCTCCTGCATGACCAACATCGGCCACTTCCGCGCTGCCGGCAAGCTGCTGGACAAGGTCAAGGGTGGCATTCCGACCCGTCTGTGGCTGGCCCCGCCGACCAAGATGGACGCTCACCAACTGACCGAAGAAGGCTACTACGGCATCTACGGCAAGGCCGGTGCACGCATGGAAATGCCAGGCTGCTCGCTGTGCATGGGTAACCAGGCCCGCGTTCAGACCGGATCGACCGTGGTTTCCACCTCGACCCGTAACTTCCCGAACCGTCTGGGTGACGCAACCAACGTGTACCTGGCTTCCGCCGAACTGGCTGCAGTCGCCTCGATCACCGGCAAGCTGCCGACCGTCGAGGAGTACATGGAGTACGCGAAGGAGATCGACACCATGGCCAGCGATGTCTATCGCTACCTGAGCTTCGACCAGATCGCTGAATTCCGTGAGTCTGCGGAAAAGGCCAAGATCCAGGTCGTGGAAGTCTAA
- a CDS encoding tRNA-(ms[2]io[6]A)-hydroxylase: MLSELNEFLGCATPAAWVDVALQNQDVMLIDHGNCEKKAAGSAFQLMFRYVDKPDLQNKMSRLAREELRHFEQVLSIIRKRGIALRNVGSSRYAAGLRELVRNHEPYRLADTLVIGAFIEARSCERFAMLVPHLDEELGKFYHGLLKSEARHFQDYLKLAYLYGDAADIDATIIRVRERERELIESPDTEFRFHSGIPAAA, translated from the coding sequence ATGCTTTCCGAATTGAATGAATTTCTGGGCTGCGCGACACCTGCGGCCTGGGTCGATGTTGCCCTGCAGAATCAGGATGTGATGCTCATCGATCACGGTAACTGCGAGAAGAAGGCCGCCGGTAGTGCCTTCCAGTTGATGTTCCGCTATGTCGACAAGCCAGACCTGCAAAACAAGATGTCGCGACTGGCGCGAGAAGAGCTGCGGCACTTCGAGCAGGTGCTATCGATCATACGCAAGCGGGGCATAGCGCTGCGCAATGTCGGTTCATCGCGTTACGCCGCGGGCCTGCGTGAACTGGTGCGCAACCATGAGCCTTACCGCCTGGCCGATACCTTGGTAATCGGAGCCTTTATCGAGGCGCGCTCCTGTGAGCGCTTCGCGATGCTGGTTCCGCATCTGGACGAAGAACTCGGCAAGTTCTATCACGGCTTGCTGAAGTCCGAGGCAAGGCATTTTCAGGATTACCTGAAGCTCGCCTACCTCTACGGAGATGCAGCCGACATCGACGCGACGATTATCCGAGTGCGAGAGCGTGAGCGTGAGTTGATCGAAAGCCCGGATACCGAGTTCCGCTTCCACAGCGGCATTCCGGCAGCGGCCTGA
- a CDS encoding peptidylprolyl isomerase has product MIQLHTNHGVITVKLFEDKAPETTANFKEYVSSGHYDGTIFHRVIGNFMIQGGGFEPGMKQKAVRASIKNEANNGLSNKTGTLAMARTMEPHSASAQFFINVKDNDFLDHTAQTVQGWGYAVFGEVVDGMDVVEKIKNVPTTMKAGHQDVPVDDVIIEKAEIVE; this is encoded by the coding sequence ATGATCCAGCTCCATACCAACCATGGCGTCATCACCGTCAAGCTGTTCGAAGACAAGGCTCCCGAGACCACGGCCAACTTCAAGGAATATGTCAGCAGCGGTCACTACGACGGCACTATTTTCCATCGCGTGATCGGCAACTTCATGATTCAAGGTGGCGGCTTTGAGCCTGGCATGAAGCAGAAAGCCGTTCGCGCCTCGATCAAGAACGAAGCCAATAACGGACTTTCCAACAAGACCGGCACTCTGGCCATGGCACGCACCATGGAGCCGCACTCCGCCTCCGCGCAGTTCTTTATCAACGTCAAGGACAACGACTTCCTCGACCACACCGCGCAGACCGTTCAGGGTTGGGGCTACGCTGTTTTCGGTGAGGTTGTAGACGGCATGGATGTGGTTGAAAAGATCAAGAATGTTCCCACCACGATGAAGGCTGGTCATCAGGACGTCCCGGTTGACGACGTCATCATCGAAAAAGCCGAGATCGTCGAGTAA
- a CDS encoding DUF1289 domain-containing protein gives MSNQHIKTPCIGRCSTIYGDLVCRGCKRFSHEIVGWNAYTEEEKRAVWVRLEQLLTQVMTAKVQVFDAGLLREQLLARQIRFVEGQSPYAWAYQLIARGARFIQQLEAYGVVLLPEFRNWSLPDLRDAIDQEFFLLSQAHYERYIAPGFLVERLR, from the coding sequence ATGTCAAATCAGCACATCAAGACCCCCTGTATCGGTCGCTGCTCAACCATATACGGTGACCTGGTCTGCCGTGGCTGCAAGCGCTTCAGCCATGAGATCGTGGGATGGAACGCTTACACCGAGGAAGAAAAGCGTGCCGTGTGGGTGCGTTTGGAGCAGCTGCTGACCCAGGTAATGACGGCGAAGGTGCAGGTTTTTGATGCGGGGCTGCTGCGAGAGCAATTGTTGGCTCGGCAGATCCGCTTCGTTGAAGGGCAGTCACCCTATGCCTGGGCCTATCAGTTGATCGCTCGAGGTGCGCGCTTCATTCAGCAACTCGAGGCCTATGGGGTAGTGCTACTACCGGAGTTTCGAAACTGGTCGCTGCCTGATTTGCGCGATGCGATCGATCAGGAGTTTTTTCTGCTCTCGCAAGCTCATTACGAGCGCTACATCGCGCCTGGCTTTCTCGTCGAGCGGCTGCGCTGA